ATTTATGCCTgccaaattataaaatatttataaaacaattATATAGTATTATCATACTAGTTCAGAAAATTTCTAATAAATCATTCAGGTAAGTAGCTTGAGTTCTGAGTTCTTCAATTAAGCTCTTCTAACTTTTCTCTTTATTAGAATTAATTATAGCATAAATCTTTGTACTACATTAGCACACAGAAAAATGtcatgcaagattttttttctccatccagGGCACCTGCAATAGTAGAACCTAGTCTTAAATTTTCCAAACAATGTAGACATTCACTCCATaacaaacataaataaaaactaaaaaggaaaaccagccattgtaacagaagagaaaaatccaaGTCAGTCAGTCCCAAGGTTCCACCACCGAAATGGAAATGTATTGTTGGTATATGTGGTTTTAGAGTAAGCAAAATGTCCATGAAGAGACTGCCATTTTCTGCCATCTTCCTCTGTTGGAAAAGTAACCTGCAGCATTCAACAGTCAGATTTAAAAAGCCTTAATGTTGTAAACTCTGGCAGGCAGACACCACTTACTACTAAGTGTCTTCAGAATCAATTACCTAACACCTTTAATGAGGAGTGGGCGAAGTGTACCAGGTAGcttcttctaaaataaaaacaaaccttcTTTCACCCCGAAACAGCCAGCTTCCTTCTTTCCCAGGCCTGAGATAAGATGGAGATTGCTGATCTAGAGAGAGGCCATTTACCAACTCCAATTTTTCAGTTGTTGCAGAAGGGTAAGGTACCCATGGAAGGCACAAGCCCTTCTTTCCCCCACTTTCCCAGAACTCTAGTTACCTAGTTACCAGATTACTTTTCAGAACATTATGAAGGGCAGCCAACAGAGCGAGTAAGCTGTGGTCTTATTCTTCAACCCCAGATCCAAACTGCCAAACTGCGTATAGCAAAcggggaaaggaaggagaaaacttGACAGGATAAGGACCAAAAGCTTAAGCTTTGTCCTGATGAAAATCAGTCTAAGACTGCTGCTAAATACAGATATGTAAGCTTTTATCCCCCTTTGAAGTCATAGCTATTAAAAAGGCAACTAACACTCATGAGTTCTTCTGAAATCTTCTAGTttctaaaaaaaacacaaaaaatccaACACATATAAAGATGTTCAGACTAAAACTAGATCTTCCAAGCAACTAACAGAGACTATGACTTCAGATTCAAAAACAGCACTTGTAAAATCACCATCTTCCACAAAATAAGAGCTGCCTAATGGGCGCCCTTTCTTTATATGCTAAAGTCTTTATATGCTAAGTCTCAAAAGACATCAAAAAACTATTTCCATGAACGCTGCAGCAGGCACATGTGAACTCAGCTGATCTGCAGAAAATAACCCAAGGATTTAATCAGATCAAAAGCTGAATCTAAGCCAACAAATATACACAGCATGAAACCAGAAGGCTCATGTAATATGTGAATTATCCCCACTCAAAGCACTAATAAGGCCTCCTTTAGCACTGTGTGACATTTTAGTACTAGCATTCCAGATAGAACAATTAaaacgtgaaaaaaaaaagtacagatctAGAAAGCACAACTGGTGAAAAAACTGGGTAGCTTGTTATGGCTAGACAGAATACTAAAGAGTGACCTTGTTACAGTTACCAGATATGTGAAAATGCATAAAAGGCTGtaaaaaagagaataataaaTGGTTCAACAGATCTATGAGCTTTATGACAAAACATCATAGTGCTGAACAGCAACCAGTGCGACTTAGACTGGTGTCTTGAGAAACCATTTCTAGCCTTACTACATCACTGGTGATTTTAAGCAATATAACCAAACATTTATTAAGAATGGATGAAGTGTGGATTATCCTGTCCTGTATCAGGAGGACCACCAAGATGGCCTTCCTTCCAAGTCCTATCAAATCATGTGAAATGTAAACCACAACAAAGAGCAGAAGAGACTGAATAATTTCACCCTACTATATATTCCAAAAGCTGAGATGCATCTGCATGAAGTAGGAagatgtatatatatgtatcctGCCATGATGTAACagatatacacatttttaaactatTGCCAGAACAAAGCAGTACAGCAACTTGATTTATTATATGCAGATTCTTCTGCATTGTTGCTAAACAGTACACTGGTCCAAAGTTACGAAAATACTTAAAAAACTATACATTATGTAAACAAAACATAAATAAGACAGCATAGTTCTTTGTACATACAGTTTAGTACAGATTGTTACGAATTAATGAATATGTACAATTCTATACCATAGAATGCATTTTTAcaatgcataaatattttttttaaagaaataaatcaaaaataaatttcacaaagaaaaaggagATATATACTGTCATAAACACACTGGCAAACAGTCCATACTGTAAGATGGAACATGTGCAAAGGGCTAGATTTCTCCAAACTAAAATGTTTAATGAACTCATTGGCCATTTCTGACCTTTTTACTAAAGAACACTCTGAAAAGTTTTGACAAACTAAATAAATTTTACTTCCTCCGAAGCCCCACAGGTAAACAGGAAAGAACTGTAATCTGAAGTAATATTGAGTAAATCAACTGTTTCAAACAATGTGAGAAATAATTATTCAATAGTTACAACTTCCAAAGTCAGAAGAATGCCCCAAAATTTCAAAGTGGCTCATTTGCAGTAAATTCAGGATGCAGCTTTGTCAGGTTTATCAATGCAAGATGACTGAGATGGAGGGAAGACAGTGGTAGGATTTCTGCTTGTGCACACAGTAACAGGAGGCAGTGAAGAAGACAGGGAAGAAACTTTTGATGCTGGAGTGTTTATAGCATTCAAAATGGCTCCCTCCGGACTGACCAACAGTTTTTTGATAGAAGTGTCTAAGTGAAACACTGAAGTGTTGCTTGGTAAATGAGAGTTTGGAGGATGAACAGCAGAAACCACAGACGATGTAGCTACAAGATTAACAGGAGATTTTATCACTGAAGACACAGACAGTGTCGCTGCAGACAGTGGAGTACATGAGCTAGCTGGAGTACTAAATATCTGGGGTGTTGCATGTACAACAGGTAAAACATCTGCAGACCCAAAAGAGTTCACGATTTTTGTAGAGCTCTTCAAAGGATGCTTTGATATTTGCCAACTTAATGAATTACTTGGTGCTAGGATGATTTTAGAGGTTATTGGATTAGCAATAGGTACACTTTGAGCCTCTTGACCATGGTTAATAGTTAAAGGAGTCGTCTGTTTTGTATTACAAGAGAGAAGAACAACATGGTTGCCAGCTCCAAGGCCTTGTGGTGGAACAACAAAACAATTACCGTTAATCATTATCTGAGTTCCAGGTGCCAAAGGCACACAGGTGTTAATGACTATTTTCTGTTGAATACAAGGTTCATTCAACTGACCACCTGCCTTGCTTGGTACAGTGGGTGAAGCTGCAGACATCTGAACGGTAGAAGCACAAGTGTAAGCATAACTTTGTTTCTCTGTACTGGGAGGCACCTGCTGGCACTGTAGGGAAGAAAAACTGGGAAAACGAGTAACTTTACTTGTATTTGGTGATGGAGCGGGCAAACTCTGAGGTTTGTGAATACCTGCATTACTTGGCAGAGTAGTTGAAACTCCTGATGACTGAAACTGAAGCAGTGTGGGCACCTGGCTTTTTGGTACTGGAGGAGGAACTGGAATTGCTGCCAACTGAGGAACTGTATGTAACACTTTGGGGGGAGTGGCTACAGATCCAGTCAAACTAATGACTGGCAATTGCAAAGCAGATGCTAAGTTTTGAGGAGATACTGTTGGTTGTGTTGTTGAAATCAGCACAGATGAAGAAAGATGTCCTGTTTTCACAGTTGATATACCCACACTATTTCCAATATTCGATGTACATAGTCGGTTACCCAGAACTGGCCTTATTCTTGAGGGATCATTTCCACCAATTAAGACAGTGGGCCATGTCCCAGAAGTAGAACCACCTGATGTTACCGAAACAGATTCTACACATGCATTTACTGTTGTTACTGTAGAGGTATTTTCAGCTTTTGTTGCAACACATGTAGATGCACTAACGGACACAGCACTTTGGCTCACAAAACCTGGAGCAGGAACCAAAGCACTACTACTTGTCAAAGACAGTGCCAAGGCCATGCTCTTTTTGTCTTCTGCCTTAGAAATGGCAGAGTGCAATATATTAACTGGTGGAGGCTGCTGTGCATTGCCTTTAGTATTTACAATGGTTTGACCTATATTTAGTCCAATTTTCACATCTTTCACTTGAGCAATAGTTGATGATGAATTTATTCTTATTGGTGCTCCTACTGTAGATGGGATCAGAACCAACTGTGGTTGCTCTGTGGCACTAACAAAGGTTTTGCTTAGGGAAGAAGGAAGGTTATGTTTCAATGACTCTGCAACTAGATTGGTGACTGATGGGCCATTGGCAATTTGTGTGTTAATGAAAACCAACTTCTGAGCATTAACACCAGTAGATGCTGGAGAGGGTATAATACTGACTCCTGATGCCCCACAGGGTGATAAAATAGGTGGATTTGTAACTAATGTAAGTTTCTGGACTGGAGCACCACTGATTAAATTTCCGTTTGTTGCTGAATTAGACTCAGATCGTATAGCAGGATGTGTTGTAGTTTTAGTATCACCTTGTTGCTGCACAGAATTTGGAGTTATGACAGTGTTATTTTGTCCAAAGGCAGTAACACTGGCAGGACTGTTTGGAGTTGCTGACATCAAATTGCTGGCTGATGAAATGGAGGATAAAGAAGGAGAGGACACATAGCAGGAGTTTGCTATTACTTGACCCAAAGTGCCCCCAACAGAAGGCTGCTGTAATGTGAATTTGATATTTTTCTCCATTGCCTGGGTAAAATCAGCTGGGAAAGCTGGAATGTTAACAGAAGAAGCTGTTGAGGGGGCAAATCCAGAAAGACATGATTGTCCAGCATATGGGAGACCAGACGTGGCTGTTACTACAGATGGAACAGTAGAGCATGGTAATGATGTGGTTTTTGGCACAAGAAAGGTCTGAAGTTGAGGTGCGTATGtgaaaactgaactagaagataaaCTACCAGGTAAAATCTGGTCTGGGTTTGTTCGCACTTTAACAATTCCTGTGTTTCCACCTCGTGTTGTGACGAGAATAGATTGTGATTCTCTTATACACACTGTCTTCAGCTCTTGCCTAGTTTCAAAGGAGTCAGTTGTTTGCTGTGAGGCAAGACTATGACAGGCAGAAACAGTGTTTGTAGACCCACTTAAGGTTGTTGCTGGTATCAAAGACTGGCTAGCTGTGGAAAGAGTAGGTGAAGTCAAAGACACATGGAGTGTGGCAGCTGAAACTGTAGTCTTGATTTTGTCAGCTTCAGTTTGGCTCACCTTAATTGTTGACGATAGCAAGTTACCTGCTGGAGTTACAGAAGGCAATGGTTGTGTAGTGTTCACGGGACCAGCCAGTTGTGACAAGTGGATAGTATTCTTGTTAAAAATTGTACTAGGCGACTGAGTGGTAGCATTTGCAGGGCCTGTTACCAGAACAGGTGTTAAAGGAACACTGACATTTGATATTTCTGGTAAAGTTGTACATCGCAGCTCAGATGATTTTTGCTGTAGTGACTGAATGTCCTTGGACacaatttttccttccttctgctgaaTAAGAAAATTCTTAGGTAAAATAAGAACTTGTTGCATGACTTTTTCTCCAGTTTTAGGATCAATCACAggttgcatttgaattttcacaGAGCTGTTGTGAAGATCTATTGGTACACAGTGGCCATTTGGCATTTTGTAAACCATTTGTAAAGGAGCCTTTGAACTGGTCTGGCAGGGTAATACTGGTTTTATCAGTGATGATTCCAAAGATGACAAAAGTGCCTTTTCAGAAGTAGATGAGTTTATGCCTGGGGGAGGTGACAGTTGATTTGTTAAGGTCACTTTGTTCCCAGTATTCTTGGCAAGCAATGCCTGGATGGGTTTGGTCCCTTTCAGATTTGATACTGATGTTGCAGGATCTGTCAAGGAAAAAGATCCTGGAGTTGAGCCTTCAAATTGTTTCAGCTCAGTCAAAGAACTATCTGGCTGCAGGCTACTTTCCACACTCTGGACCACAGCCTCATTAGTGCTCAGCTTAGCTTTCTTTCTTGGTGAAAGCTCATTAATGCTTTGATCCAGACAACTACTTTGCTTGGACTGTCGTTTAACACATTTGGGTAGTGTCTTGTGTATTTCTTTAGAAGCTGATTCTTTTTTCAGAATTCTGTTTTTTCCTGGAGGTAAATTCATCTCTAATAGTTTCATTTCATCTGCAAGGATATTGAAACAGAAAGTGTGTTTTACACATTTGGAACTGATACCTCTATATAACAATTTTACAGTGTCTAGCTAAAGGCAAAACATTAGTTTTCAAGTAGAAGGATATGTGGAAGGAGAATGCCAGCTTCTTTAATGGCATTTGGTCAAGGACCTTCTTCAAAGCAAAAAGGGGACAATATGAAAGGAGGAAGTCATGAACAAGAACATACAGGGACACAAACCTGACCAGTTTCTCCAGCATGGAGGCAGTGAGGAAAACCAAACCTGTTCATTCACACTAATTGATGAAGGCATGTGAGAGTGTGAGAATGTTTATTCTAGCAAAGTTATCTCATCTAGGACCTAGTTAATTgggaaactgaaggaaaaacggacaagcgaggaaaaaaaaaaaaagacacagatctAACATACGATGACAAGAAACAGCCTCACCAGTCACAAGATCTGATGGCTATCGAGAAACTACATGTGCCCCTTCCAGGAAGATCAACCTGGACTTTGCAACTGATATGACTGTAAAGCAGGGAAAATCCTGGACACTGAGCTGTGAGGGATGTGGGAATCAACAGAGCTGTACAAACAACGCAGGGATGTAGAGAGGAAGGGCGAGCTGCAAGGACAGACGAGGAGGTCACAGCCTCTGTGACTGGTGCCAGCGACTGGGGGGGTGAGTGTCTGTACCTTCCCCAAATCCAGTGTGTGTGTGGGCAGTGTGTATGTATTCAGTGGCAAACTTCAAGCCAAACTAGCTGGTGAGCAAGGGGGCCTGGGGTCTGGGCTGGTGTATCAGGTGGACTTGTAAGCGTAGGGTGCCTGTGGGACAACGGTGTGAGGGCTATGTTTCATACCGGGCATTGAGCTGGACCAGCCAGCAAGCAGACCATGTATGAAGTGGGTAAGAGGGCCCAAgatgcaggcaggggtgctgAGTGGACAGAGGGGTCATGCATTGAGGTTTTGGCAAGGttctggcaaggttttggcagtgtggggctgcagagaggcctctgtgaggagaggccaggagctgccctgtgccagacacGGCTGGCTCCAAAAGAGATCCACTGCAGGACATAGCTGAACTCATCAGCCAAGCTGGTGATGCCTCATGGAAAACGCTGTGCAGAAGAGTCCAACAGTGGGGAGTGAGGAAAAAATGTAGGGGAAACAACCCTGTAAacactaaggtcagtgaagaaggaggggaaaaaggtgGTCCAGGCACTGCAGTGGAATGCTCTGCAACTTGTgtagaccatggtgaagcaggctgaCCTCTTCCCATGGAGGACCATGCTGGAGGAGGTTATCTATGCTGCAGCCTGTTGAGGACCCCATTCCACAGCAGATGAATATGCCCTcaaggaagctgcagcctgtggagagcccacactggaggaTGCTCCTGACAGGAACTGTGGTTATAGCAGACCCACTTGGGCAGTCTTATGGTGAAGGACTCTAGCCTTGGAGATGACCCATGGTGAagcagttcgtggaggactgtatCCCATGGAGGGACCCATACTGGAGCACGGCAAAAGtgtgaggaaggagcagcagagactaAGTgtaatgaactgactgcaacccccaatCCCCATTCTTCTCTGTGCCACTTGAcagggaaggaggcagaagaattcagaatgaagttgagcctgggaagaaggtagAGATGGGGCCTCGGGAGATGTTTAAGTTTtcgtctttgtttctcaccatcctactctatttaTAATTGGCAATAAATCAAACTTATTTTCCCCAAATGAGTCTCTTTTGCCTGGGACAGTAACTGGTGATTGATCTCCCTGTCTGTATATCTTGACTCATGAGCTTTCCCCTCTTATTTTCACTCCCTGTCCTGTTAAggaaagggattgagagcagctgggtgggtgtctgagagccagccaaggtcaacccaccataaACATAAATTCCAAGCAGGCCTACTATGTAATCACAGAAATAGTTAAGCACAAAAATGGCAAAAACTTGCACTAATCGGAATTTTCATCTTGGTCATGCCTGCCCTCTTCTAGTCTACATCTGTCAGACATGCATCACAAGCTATTTCAATATTACCACAGTAGTAGTTAAGGTGAAAAGCAGGACACAAGCTCACATGGAAAAATTAAGCTCCTGAATTAAGTTCAAACTATCAAATTCCAGTAAATGCTTACCATTGTCTGGGTGATCTTTTCTGGGAACGTCCACATGTTCTGCAGACTCTGAAGATTTACCATGTACTACTGCAAAAGAATCTTTGCCAGAATCAACTTCACTTTCATCATTACTCCACAATTCTCTGGTAAATTTATCATGGTCTGGATGTCTTTTAAAGTCATCATAGTCCTTCTTCAATCTAGACCTTGAAAACAACAAAACTAACTTTAGTAAAGAACCACactgtttttaacatttttaaatttgtatttgctGTCAAACAAAAAGTTTGTGTAGAATTGCATGTGCTCTTCAAAAAATTTCAGGGTAGCTCTGTCTGCAAGTCTCTAAAACCCAGAAAATGTGAAGTGACAGTAATGTCCTTGCCCTCACCAAAACTGAATTCTATGTCATTAAGTCTCTAACAACAGGCAAAAAGACTGAGTCAAATATGACCTTCACTGTTTTACTGCATacatcttctgtttcttccttcatCTTGCATTGTGACAAATGTAACTGTATGGACTTGAGTATTAACTGCAACAAGTCTACTCTTTTCCTTGAAGGCAACCCCAAGTAGACAAGTAAgggaattttgtttttcttaaatgcatCATGTTTTTGGCCCAGCCATGGGACCGTAATATCACTTTCTCCTTTAAGAAAACTTTGTCTCTTGGTCATTGTAACAGCTGCCCACTGTCATTTCCATAGTTTCACACTCCACTGAAGAATGTGCAAATGATGGAAATACGTAGCCGCTTCACTCCTTTCAACACCGTTCAGAAAAATATCCATGTACCTTGATACTCCTAAACTGCTACATATTTCCACTGTGCCTTCCTCTAAACTATTGTTTAGATGAGATCTAGGGGTTAGTTTAGTGCACAAATACAGTGAACTACAGGATTCAGCTGGCAGTATCCAAAAAAATATCCAGGATTATTATTTAGCAAACAAAGAAATTGATTATCACAATTAGCATCTTGTGTGGAATAGAATCTAGACTCTAGTCTGGATCTAACCCTTACGACATTAAGAATAAGATCTTAAATTTACCCATTATTATGTGTTAAAATAACAGCTGTTTGCATTGAGTGCAGCAAGGGCCAGCTGTGTCTtaagggatggagagggaggagccAAGCATGATGTCACAGCTGGcaaggtatcacagaatcacagaatggtgggggttggaagggacctctgtgggtcatctagtccaaaccccctgccaaagcagggtcacctacagaaggctgcacaggaccttgtccaggcaggtcttgaacatctccagagaaggagactccacaacctccctgagcagcctgttccagtgctccgtcaccctcagagggaagaagttcttcctcatgttcagatggaacttcctacgtttcagtttgtgccctttgccccttgtcctgtcgctgggcaccactgaaaagagtttggccccatcctcctgacacccacccttcagatatttataagcatttatcaggtcccctctcagccttctcttcttcaggttaaacaaacccatctccctcagcctttcctcataggagagatgctccagtgccctcatcatcctcatagccctctgctggactctcacCAGCCAGGACACCATCCCACTGCCCCTGaatgggggagcagggcaggcctaGGGGTGGTAACTGGGTTCAACCAAGAGCCCAGATCAACAGACAAGTTTCTGGTGCTGAGGCAGGTCTGAGGTCAAGCTGGGAAGTTAGTTCACAGGTTCAGATCAGGATCAGGTCCAGTGATGGCTGCCAGGGTCAGGACCCAGTTGAGTGATTTTGGGCAGGTCCACAGTGATCACACAGGTGCAAGGTCAGTCTGAGGGTCAGTCCAGATCAGCAGGACCCATGGACAGGCAGGGTAACTGCTGGAGTTGAGCTGGAAACTGGCATTCCTATGGCAGAGATTGAAGATTGCAGAATGACCTGAAACAGGGATCCTGGGCCCATGGGCAGGTGATGTTGACAGAGGCCCAGGTGCGGCTCATCAGGGTCAGTAAGACCTGATAGCTTACTCACAGCTTTGACACTCTCACTGACCAAAGACAACCCTGAAGTCTGTATGAAGATGTAGTATGAACGATACTTCGACTCTGCCATTATGATTTTGAGCTTGAAGTCTAGATGCGGAAGAACTATAGAAAGACACTACGGAATCACAGGAGAACAGCAGGGAACCACTACTGTACTAAAGCTTCTGGACgggaatttgctttttttcttttgagaaaattCTGCTGTGGCGCTAGTCAACAAATGTGATCAGTGGGCACAACTAACCTTTCCTTTTAAACCTTGCTGCTATTTAAACACCATTCAACATCATACTCTGTCATGATTTTGAAAAGACCAGAGGACCTttcagaaggggggaaaaaaggattttCATAAAGAGTGCTGCTACTaattaaagacaacaaaaaaagaaggaagaaaaacttcaGACTCTGATTCCATACTGAGGTCTTGCACAGAAGGAAAGAGCTCTGCCCAGCCCTTGACAACCTAGAAGGCCAACACTGTCATTCAATTAGTAGCTGTTGGTAGCTGACTGAGACACCCTACCGACACTGCAACTGCAGCTAGACTTGTAGTGATGCTGCTGTTTACACCAGCATAAGCAATCTTTACTGAATTGCTTTTTCCCTTTCACATGACACCTTTCCTCACCACTGTCATTAGTGCTACCCAGCTGCCTAGCAGATGCATAACGAAGCAGATCAAGACATTGATCTGCCCTCGCTCCACCCATCTCTATTTCCTCCCCACAATTTGTAAAGGTTGTTTTTCAGCTGGAGCTGTTCCCTTGTATACCATGCGTTTGTCCAAACAATTGTCATGGAAATACCTAGGCTAGCATTGCTGAATAAACTAGGGTTACAGCCTAAAACATACATCAGAAAATCAGAAATTATCCTCCACTCTAAGTGCATGCTTCTCTAGCTGCCAGCACACATAACAAGACCCCAGCCACCCAGTTGCAGACCAAAATTTACTCATGTTAGGCACACCTCATATATAATACTTGTACACACTTCACATGACAGTTCTACTTCTGTATTCTATAACCACGTTTAACAAACAAGAACTAACACTAGGCACCAAACCATTACACAGCAGAGTTTACATAAATGATAAGACTGGAAACCCCACATCCTGGAAACTGAAATCCTTTCTAATAGTATTATCTGTCACATTTCCAAAAGGAGTCTGAATTGCTACAGACACGAAGAAATTAATACCTAAGGAAAATGAACATGAACTTGAATAGAAAGGAATAGCAAAAAGCAAAACTTGTACTTTGGTCCattatttaaatcaaaatgttCAACAGCACCTAAATTTCCAAATAAGGATTTTAATTCATGCATGGTGTCCATAAAATGAGCTACTAAGGAACCAACTCTTTGCATTCTGTTTACTGTCTTTGGAGCTATggcattgtttttttttaaacataatacTTTTTACACTTCTCAGAATTAGTTCTGCACCACTTAACTATGCAAGTTGCTTCCTTCACACTCAACAtgtgagtccccatccctggaggtgtttaaaaaaatgtgcagatgtggcacttcaggatatggtttaatcggaatggtggtgttgggtggatggttggacttgatgatcttagaggtcttttccaatctatggttctacaattctatgaacaTTTAAGCAACTGCCTAACTTCACCTATCATCAGAGTTCCAGCTCCTAATCAtcacttgctttttaaatgtcTATGTGGCAAAACTCAGGTGTGATTATAGCAACAGCCATATGGCTAACAGACAACAACGGCACCAAGCCTCAAGACACAATGATGATGAGTCAATACTCAGTCTCTCCAGGATTTATAACCTGGGTAGCATCTTCACAGCCATTAATACTTGCCCATACTAGATTAAAATCAGTCACCGCTGATCAACACACCTCATTGCAGATGCATTTCAAATTTACAGCGTTACAAAGACCTCAAAACAACATTTTAAGAATTGCTTTGTGCTGAATTCATAAACAA
This DNA window, taken from Opisthocomus hoazin isolate bOpiHoa1 chromosome Z, bOpiHoa1.hap1, whole genome shotgun sequence, encodes the following:
- the BRD10 gene encoding putative bromodomain-containing protein 10 isoform X5, which encodes MDSAEPAGGELSADRPAASCLRCGEEEPDKEGDDAGGNSDGCSWEQSLNPELQQGYRILREFLTEKYRPLTAPFLKPHGDQASVREEGPGSLSGRNSSHCVQQSPAGMGLLKMEEKFTSGQYAGIADFVGDFRLMLETCYRLHGVDHWLSKQAQKLEMILEQKLALLSRHLREKTSIAVMSRGCYGLEDEKGTACISTRRRSTPRNLVGLSTGMFESVMVQVLRQEEQLRAKEEKRLREQERKEAEEASQKEIEEWEKSLLAQAAPTRMETMWEIPAIGHFLCLAQQILNLPEIVFYELERCLLMPQCNAFLSKIMTSLLSPPHRRSTLHRRPTLSYRTWEAALRQKVQHWYNVVGQTDNPNSSAEKLGLCPQFFKVLGEVNPLEEKPFHELSFYQKVWLLKGLCDFVYETQKDVQDAVLGQPIHECREVILGYDYLENAYVHFPQFCGADVRIYKQKPFQAPEFPSPPIKVRKVSRIKSEKVKHAYVSKNNEEVSSGGGEELLNHSKTEVEKSMDSVVTCPEKIPHIGSFRVTTEEINCEIKTSRVCDIKKTGCYKENLRDLISSGEAVGMGGHPSSGEIRAVENRQGCAEMGSVKAEITPFKENTLKACQVHVNGTHNDKQDINYHESAEETTLENTLRNKKKLNKLRAKKKKKKKKKLKDILNENLQRKLDDLQRKREIHLHPFKSYKSEIQNKLFIIKKKAKHKKHKSGKKSVSKKAITKKRKGVTKSAIPEFQLICTNLDELRELITKIEKELKDLEDIKKKSGRWYHRKQAVKELHGTLIRLLNELLPWEPKLMKAFQRNRSRLKKDYDDFKRHPDHDKFTRELWSNDESEVDSGKDSFAVVHGKSSESAEHVDVPRKDHPDNDEMKLLEMNLPPGKNRILKKESASKEIHKTLPKCVKRQSKQSSCLDQSINELSPRKKAKLSTNEAVVQSVESSLQPDSSLTELKQFEGSTPGSFSLTDPATSVSNLKGTKPIQALLAKNTGNKVTLTNQLSPPPGINSSTSEKALLSSLESSLIKPVLPCQTSSKAPLQMVYKMPNGHCVPIDLHNSSVKIQMQPVIDPKTGEKVMQQVLILPKNFLIQQKEGKIVSKDIQSLQQKSSELRCTTLPEISNVSVPLTPVLVTGPANATTQSPSTIFNKNTIHLSQLAGPVNTTQPLPSVTPAGNLLSSTIKVSQTEADKIKTTVSAATLHVSLTSPTLSTASQSLIPATTLSGSTNTVSACHSLASQQTTDSFETRQELKTVCIRESQSILVTTRGGNTGIVKVRTNPDQILPGSLSSSSVFTYAPQLQTFLVPKTTSLPCSTVPSVVTATSGLPYAGQSCLSGFAPSTASSVNIPAFPADFTQAMEKNIKFTLQQPSVGGTLGQVIANSCYVSSPSLSSISSASNLMSATPNSPASVTAFGQNNTVITPNSVQQQGDTKTTTHPAIRSESNSATNGNLISGAPVQKLTLVTNPPILSPCGASGVSIIPSPASTGVNAQKLVFINTQIANGPSVTNLVAESLKHNLPSSLSKTFVSATEQPQLVLIPSTVGAPIRINSSSTIAQVKDVKIGLNIGQTIVNTKGNAQQPPPVNILHSAISKAEDKKSMALALSLTSSSALVPAPGFVSQSAVSVSASTCVATKAENTSTVTTVNACVESVSVTSGGSTSGTWPTVLIGGNDPSRIRPVLGNRLCTSNIGNSVGISTVKTGHLSSSVLISTTQPTVSPQNLASALQLPVISLTGSVATPPKVLHTVPQLAAIPVPPPVPKSQVPTLLQFQSSGVSTTLPSNAGIHKPQSLPAPSPNTSKVTRFPSFSSLQCQQVPPSTEKQSYAYTCASTVQMSAASPTVPSKAGGQLNEPCIQQKIVINTCVPLAPGTQIMINGNCFVVPPQGLGAGNHVVLLSCNTKQTTPLTINHGQEAQSVPIANPITSKIILAPSNSLSWQISKHPLKSSTKIVNSFGSADVLPVVHATPQIFSTPASSCTPLSAATLSVSSVIKSPVNLVATSSVVSAVHPPNSHLPSNTSVFHLDTSIKKLLVSPEGAILNAINTPASKVSSLSSSLPPVTVCTSRNPTTVFPPSQSSCIDKPDKAAS